One window of Cohnella hashimotonis genomic DNA carries:
- a CDS encoding transposase, with amino-acid sequence MGKRLKEETRLRIVKEALAGVKVGVLARMYDIHPETIRLWIREHRDFIPPEDIPSADEHLQEIQRLQEVEQRYDRAVKALGEKELEIEILRELLKKTTPVYPKNSK; translated from the coding sequence ATGGGAAAAAGGTTAAAGGAAGAAACACGGCTTAGAATTGTTAAGGAAGCATTGGCTGGGGTTAAGGTGGGGGTGCTTGCTCGCATGTACGACATTCACCCCGAAACCATTCGTTTGTGGATACGCGAGCATCGTGACTTTATTCCACCGGAGGACATTCCCTCGGCAGACGAGCATTTGCAAGAAATCCAGCGGTTGCAGGAAGTCGAGCAGCGGTATGACAGAGCGGTTAAAGCGCTTGGTGAAAAAGAACTCGAAATTGAAATTCTGCGTGAACTGCTAAAAAAAACAACCCCCGTTTATCCGAAAAATTCGAAGTAG
- a CDS encoding DUF262 domain-containing protein: MEQRGNSYQLDLFSLEDMEIEELSNINDVSMDEQEDESDLNISRLENLSQVVVTGTDWTTETILNQLKKGNIILDPKYQRRDAWSIKHKSRFIESLFLGMPIPQIMLAELKNARGKYLVIDGKQRLLSLRQFAAGTDEQEGFAQLKLRGLELKSEFNGLSYVDIEEQGLYPEEIAAFQNQTIRTVVVKNWTDEEFLYLLFLRLNTGSVKLSPQELRQALHPGGFVDFADDFTSRSELLKNVLKLKKPDFRMRDVEIFIRYFAFKFFLTDYAGDMKKFLDVTCERLNEIWKRKSSIIEDEALAFEKAIETTRDIFGAEVAFKKWKNGKFESKFNRTVFDIMLYYFSDNALAEKALQKKNEIVRSFVDVCENDSEFLTSLETTTKTIHATWKRYETWARILQGVLETPIRIPKLEENRIVF, from the coding sequence ATGGAGCAGCGAGGAAACTCTTATCAACTTGATTTGTTCTCCTTGGAAGATATGGAAATAGAGGAATTGAGTAATATTAATGATGTGAGCATGGATGAACAAGAAGATGAGTCAGATCTTAATATCAGTCGTCTTGAAAATTTGTCTCAGGTAGTAGTAACTGGGACGGATTGGACAACAGAAACCATTCTTAATCAACTAAAAAAAGGTAACATTATACTGGATCCTAAATACCAACGGAGAGACGCTTGGTCTATCAAGCATAAAAGCCGGTTTATCGAATCTTTATTCCTTGGAATGCCTATACCTCAGATAATGTTAGCAGAACTTAAAAATGCTAGAGGAAAATACCTCGTGATAGACGGTAAGCAGCGACTTTTAAGCCTACGTCAATTTGCAGCAGGAACAGACGAACAAGAAGGATTTGCTCAATTGAAACTAAGAGGCTTAGAGCTGAAAAGTGAGTTTAATGGCCTATCGTATGTAGATATTGAGGAACAAGGGTTGTATCCTGAAGAGATTGCGGCTTTTCAAAATCAGACGATCCGTACTGTTGTAGTGAAAAATTGGACAGATGAGGAATTCTTGTATCTACTGTTTCTCAGGCTTAATACTGGAAGCGTCAAGCTTTCACCTCAAGAGTTAAGACAGGCTCTTCATCCAGGTGGTTTTGTAGATTTTGCAGATGATTTCACTTCTAGAAGTGAATTGCTGAAGAATGTTCTTAAGTTAAAAAAACCGGATTTTAGGATGAGAGATGTCGAAATTTTCATTCGTTACTTTGCTTTCAAGTTCTTTCTTACGGATTACGCAGGAGACATGAAGAAGTTTTTGGATGTAACATGCGAAAGGCTAAATGAAATTTGGAAGAGAAAGAGTTCCATTATTGAGGATGAGGCTTTAGCTTTTGAAAAAGCAATTGAAACCACACGAGATATTTTTGGAGCAGAAGTTGCTTTTAAAAAGTGGAAAAATGGGAAGTTTGAATCTAAATTTAATCGCACTGTGTTTGACATAATGTTGTATTATTTCTCAGATAATGCTTTAGCAGAAAAGGCACTACAGAAAAAGAACGAAATAGTAAGATCATTCGTAGATGTTTGTGAGAATGATTCCGAGTTTTTGACGTCATTAGAAACAACAACAAAAACGATTCATGCTACATGGAAGAGGTATGAAACTTGGGCGCGGATTTTGCAAGGAGTACTTGAGACCCCTATACGCATACCTAAACTTGAAGAAAATCGAATAGTGTTTTAG
- a CDS encoding HEPN domain-containing protein yields the protein MTTSNRFNEFKLRYEELKTRFIPELSEDLDYSDEQLDDLRAFRVLCHSEIEAYLEDRARETSSQALRKFQETGNANKVLLCLLAFSDTQWEGPPSSIQNLQNSVLYTIRSRIQKAVKIFNSKITDNHGIREKNLLQILCPIGIQFDELDNTWVNSMDSYGKKRGEVAHTSFRTQQVIDPATEISTTDYLVDELKKVDFLLNSLNS from the coding sequence ATGACCACCTCGAATAGATTTAACGAATTTAAGTTAAGATATGAGGAACTAAAGACTCGGTTTATTCCTGAACTGTCCGAAGATCTAGATTATTCGGATGAACAACTAGATGATTTAAGAGCTTTTCGTGTGTTGTGCCACTCAGAAATTGAAGCGTACTTAGAGGATAGGGCGAGAGAAACGTCTTCTCAAGCATTGAGGAAATTTCAAGAGACCGGTAATGCAAATAAAGTGTTGCTTTGCTTGTTGGCCTTCTCAGATACCCAGTGGGAAGGCCCGCCATCCTCAATACAAAATTTGCAAAATAGTGTTCTTTATACAATTAGGTCGAGAATTCAAAAAGCGGTAAAAATCTTTAATTCCAAGATCACGGACAACCACGGGATTAGAGAAAAAAACTTATTACAAATTCTATGCCCCATTGGAATACAATTTGACGAACTTGATAATACATGGGTAAATTCCATGGATAGTTACGGTAAAAAGCGTGGGGAAGTTGCCCATACATCATTTAGAACCCAGCAAGTCATTGATCCAGCAACCGAAATCAGTACGACCGATTACTTAGTAGACGAGCTTAAAAAGGTAGATTTTCTGTTAAACTCATTAAATTCTTAA
- a CDS encoding HNH endonuclease signature motif containing protein, producing MRKKVRIEIPSDISAKVMFLSDRTCCVCRFGRKPVQIHHIDEDPANNSPENLAVLCLDCHNDTMIKGGFGRKLNADQVILYRNDWLQTIEKRRTNTQLEVVQEQAMRNDSNFIEYITSVVEIYREGGQFELLVGLYDSLGNYELRDKYIEIALAEDSSDQTICFLRGMQGRADLIPKEVVERETARYTKNKDYSQRARFYLNLGMDVAATKDYVQSVLEALEGDNPFSAAFYLKELVKENLINRLFEEALRKFTERDDLWWQIRALQELGWDSELNDLLIRNAKFIENSGNTMLQIHLAQARGDEEKHLQLRKEFARGIRKVVVGEVDDDVVETD from the coding sequence GTGCGAAAAAAGGTTAGAATTGAAATTCCTTCGGATATTTCTGCGAAAGTAATGTTTCTATCAGATCGGACCTGCTGTGTTTGTAGATTTGGAAGAAAACCTGTGCAAATTCATCACATCGACGAAGACCCAGCAAATAATAGTCCAGAAAATTTAGCGGTTCTATGCTTGGATTGTCATAACGATACAATGATCAAAGGCGGATTTGGGAGGAAACTAAATGCCGATCAGGTTATTTTATATAGGAATGACTGGTTACAAACAATTGAAAAGAGACGGACTAATACCCAATTAGAGGTTGTGCAAGAACAGGCAATGAGAAATGATTCTAACTTTATTGAGTATATAACCTCTGTAGTTGAAATATACCGTGAGGGAGGGCAATTTGAATTATTGGTGGGCTTATATGACTCCCTTGGAAACTATGAGCTAAGAGATAAATATATAGAAATTGCACTTGCCGAAGATTCATCCGATCAAACCATCTGTTTTTTAAGAGGCATGCAAGGTAGAGCGGATCTAATTCCTAAGGAAGTAGTAGAACGCGAAACAGCCCGCTATACCAAAAACAAAGACTACAGTCAAAGAGCAAGATTTTATCTTAATTTAGGTATGGATGTTGCAGCTACGAAAGATTATGTTCAGAGTGTTTTGGAAGCTTTAGAAGGTGACAACCCATTTTCAGCAGCCTTCTACTTAAAGGAACTTGTGAAAGAAAATTTAATTAATAGGTTATTTGAGGAGGCCTTAAGAAAATTCACGGAGAGGGACGATCTATGGTGGCAAATAAGAGCACTACAGGAACTAGGGTGGGATTCAGAACTAAATGATCTGCTAATTAGAAATGCTAAGTTTATTGAGAATTCCGGGAACACTATGTTGCAAATTCATCTTGCACAAGCTAGAGGTGATGAAGAAAAACATTTACAACTGCGTAAAGAATTTGCGAGAGGTATACGCAAAGTGGTAGTTGGAGAAGTAGACGATGATGTAGTTGAAACGGACTAA
- a CDS encoding serine/threonine protein kinase, whose product MRAPDLSEEQVREICPSCSDVKFVGKGGQKTVFSCLIDGIKYAIKFLDLTNIDNQPPQPIMDSIHDTTSPLEDIREDVLARAKREIDIMDRCETPTLVKLGPVGMTFVEYDNKKLLYFTEELIDGDDLHTIIRRDRQISLRESIQLGIDIATAIQNLWNINMVHRDVKPKNIMRRGNGTYVLLDTGLAFDLTDESLTAAFVTVGTPIYMSPEQLKNVRRGIDFRSDLFLLGIVLYEAVTGQHPFFTRGINSMQLVANIISNVVEKPINLRPELPSSLNSIIMRLLAKEPHLRYKTCDSLIEKLVQVREVLR is encoded by the coding sequence TTGCGTGCACCTGATCTGTCTGAAGAGCAAGTACGAGAAATTTGTCCCAGTTGTAGTGATGTTAAATTCGTAGGTAAGGGAGGACAAAAAACGGTTTTCTCATGTCTAATAGATGGGATAAAGTACGCTATCAAGTTCCTAGACCTTACAAATATAGATAATCAGCCACCGCAACCGATTATGGATAGTATCCACGATACCACATCTCCTCTTGAGGATATTCGAGAGGATGTTTTGGCTAGAGCCAAAAGGGAAATTGACATCATGGATAGATGCGAGACCCCCACTTTGGTTAAGCTAGGCCCTGTCGGAATGACATTTGTAGAATATGATAACAAAAAACTTCTTTATTTTACAGAAGAATTAATCGATGGTGATGATCTACATACGATTATTAGAAGAGATAGACAAATATCGCTTCGTGAAAGTATACAACTTGGCATAGATATCGCCACGGCCATACAGAATCTTTGGAATATCAATATGGTTCACCGTGATGTAAAACCCAAGAATATTATGAGACGCGGAAATGGAACTTATGTGTTGTTAGATACCGGACTTGCGTTTGATCTTACAGATGAGTCGCTTACGGCGGCCTTTGTAACAGTAGGTACGCCCATTTACATGTCTCCCGAACAACTTAAAAATGTAAGAAGAGGGATTGATTTTCGTTCTGATCTATTTCTCTTAGGAATAGTCCTATATGAAGCAGTGACAGGACAACATCCCTTTTTCACTAGAGGAATAAACTCAATGCAATTAGTTGCTAATATAATTTCGAACGTAGTTGAGAAACCCATAAACTTACGTCCAGAGTTACCATCAAGCTTAAATAGCATAATTATGCGATTACTAGCTAAGGAGCCTCACTTACGTTATAAAACTTGCGATTCCCTCATAGAAAAACTCGTTCAGGTAAGGGAGGTTCTGAGATGA
- a CDS encoding helix-turn-helix domain-containing protein, with amino-acid sequence MSLSYADPIDTFESKESTLINSFEDFLIQNSSTKPTLILREMDCWQGRADVVEAFFTSHWSLPRGSEEVLSRLGPAQILSVLYPKKKQKLNTIVSLSGLSESTVRKHLKELSECGLVQQDNQDRFTIHPQVLLPQIRFHAYEGKLHNWKRALYQAINYLGFAHYSSVVMPARYIKPALENLEHFKINGIGLISVSENEYKMILKPRKNRPRKKAFHLVGIGKTIMELNSNVRMASKDL; translated from the coding sequence ATGTCTTTAAGCTATGCTGACCCTATTGATACTTTTGAATCTAAAGAGAGTACATTGATTAATTCTTTTGAGGATTTTCTGATACAAAATTCTTCTACGAAACCAACCTTGATACTTCGCGAAATGGACTGTTGGCAAGGACGCGCTGATGTAGTTGAGGCATTCTTTACTTCTCATTGGAGTCTCCCTAGAGGATCAGAAGAAGTTTTAAGTCGACTTGGGCCAGCACAAATCTTATCTGTGCTTTATCCGAAGAAAAAACAGAAACTTAATACAATTGTTTCGCTTTCTGGATTATCTGAATCCACTGTTCGCAAACATCTTAAAGAGCTTTCTGAGTGCGGCCTTGTACAACAAGATAACCAGGATAGGTTTACAATTCATCCACAAGTGCTCCTTCCACAAATTCGATTCCACGCATATGAAGGGAAACTCCATAACTGGAAAAGAGCATTATATCAAGCAATTAACTACTTAGGTTTTGCACATTACTCTTCAGTCGTTATGCCTGCTAGGTATATTAAGCCTGCTCTCGAAAACCTAGAACATTTTAAAATTAATGGTATAGGTTTAATCTCTGTTTCGGAGAATGAATACAAAATGATTTTAAAGCCAAGAAAAAACCGACCGAGGAAAAAAGCATTCCACTTAGTCGGTATAGGCAAAACTATTATGGAATTAAATTCAAACGTTCGTATGGCTTCTAAAGATTTGTAA
- a CDS encoding DUF6809 family protein translates to MDSILEALYRGQLHPDATIVPSNSEYWSLSKQIGTMTEKWRKELSDEMFRELEEYSDLCVSLNSLHVEAAFIRGFKLGANMINEVLSRRDELVTNCATGIPLY, encoded by the coding sequence ATGGATTCAATTCTGGAAGCCCTGTATCGTGGTCAGCTTCATCCCGATGCGACAATTGTACCTTCTAACTCTGAATATTGGTCATTAAGCAAACAAATCGGCACAATGACGGAAAAATGGAGAAAAGAACTGAGCGACGAGATGTTTCGTGAGCTTGAAGAGTATTCCGATCTTTGTGTGAGCCTGAACAGCTTGCATGTGGAAGCCGCCTTTATCCGTGGGTTTAAGCTTGGAGCCAACATGATCAATGAGGTTTTGAGCAGACGTGATGAGTTGGTTACGAATTGTGCTACGGGTATACCATTATATTAA